From a single Glycine soja cultivar W05 chromosome 19, ASM419377v2, whole genome shotgun sequence genomic region:
- the LOC114398507 gene encoding uncharacterized protein LOC114398507, with the protein MSTVATRWRQFKSSLTSRYLYTDKDDQQNIDPSAKYGFDRETWEAFSKTRQTPTWKGIRKKAQEIQKFNDCPHVLSRGGYDVLEKKLMAEKTKSRVNQGDGTDNTDVVVDPPSPIARHVKWKKARTNKFGQMTSAAAQEIADKIDDLQEQSTQGTFVPHGREDILNTAIGRPEHPGRVRVAGHGVTIGNYYGPRGSGSNTSSATMTADKLVEIIGSIKQELRKEVEDENKRIIDLLQKQLDAIKSELSQIQTQQSAPCRPSIPDVLVARVSTKESCAEAAANVVAKERSTLDASIVGLYIVCGDSTQVVAAGKMYGVGGIIHNVAYADDVVRVCVDTIYDGDATVPFPTAEIQYVRDASSTFIAWPRHLVKPITDDSNHNARFPVGRLGEAEVAAEPDPLGELMKTLFYVYKSPVEVPWEATQFGLPDVGAKFFITHADLAEIISGDKCLNISILQLWTIFMNNCGRSKVDQSLYGLLEPQSIHNAKDRREQCQEYIQTWVKESQRQLYLGAYLHQAHWQLFVLCPRENTVVWFCSLRKKPDINIKATINSAMKTITSSFQGMSNQAAPRWVEPKSHVQTGAYECGYYVMHWMWCIVTGGLKDDWNKWFSDGSPLDVEAITTLRQKWATFFLSIRKSGC; encoded by the exons ATGTCCACGGTTGCAACaagatggaggcaatttaagtccTCCCTGACCTCCAGATATCTATACACTGACAAAGACGATCAACAAAACATTGATCCATCTGCTAAGTATGGTTTCGATCGAGAAACATGGGAAGCATTTTCAAAGACACGACAGACACCAACTTGGAAg GGAATCCGCAAAAAAGCACAGGAAATTCAAAAATTCAATGACTGTCCCCACGTACTATCTCGTGGAGGGTACGACgtgcttgaaaaaaaattgatggccGAGAAAACAAAGTCAAGAGTGAATCAAGGTGATGGTACTGACAATACAGATGTGGTcgtcgaccctccatcccctaTTGCAAGACATGTGAAGTGGAAGAAGGCTAGAACTAACAAATTTGGGCAAATGACATCTGCTGCAGCTCAAGAAATCGCAGACAAAATT GATGATTTGCAGGAACAATCAACACAGGGAACTTTTGTCCCGCATGGTCGTGAAGACATTTTGAACACTGCCATTGGCCGTCCAGAGCACCCAGGTCGGGTTCGTGTTGCTGGACATGGTGTCACGATAGGTAATTACTATGGACCGCGTGGTAGTGGCTCCAACACTTCTTCGGCGACGATGACCGCAGATAAATTGGTGGAAATCATAGGAAGTATAAAGCAAGAGCTGAGGAAAGAGGTAGAAGACGAAAACAAACGGATTATCGACTTATTGCAAAAGCAGTTGGATGCGATcaagagtgagttatcacaaaTTCAAACGCAACAGTCAGCTCCTTGTAGACCGTCTATCCCTGATGTATTGGTTGCACGTGTCAGCACCAAAGAAAGCTGTGCCGAGGCTGCTGCAAATGTTGTTGCTAAGGAGCGGTCTACACTTGATGCTTCTATTGTGGGGTTATACATTGTGTGTGGTGATAGTACACAGGTGGTGGCTGCGGGAAAAATGTATGGAGTTGGTGGCATTATACACAATGTTGCTTACGCAGATGATGTAGTAAGGGTTTGTGTTGACACAATTTACGATGGTGACGCCACTGTCCCGTTTCCAACTGCAGAGATTCAGTATGTCAGGGACGCGAGTAGCACATTCATTGCATGGCCCAGACATCTAGTGAAGCCTATAACTGAT GATTCAAATCATAATGCGCGTTTTCCAGTTGGACGTCTTGGTGAGGCAGAGGTTGCAGCTGAACCTGATCCATTGGGCGAATTAATGAAGACATTGTTTTACGTGTACAAGAGTCCAGTGGAAGTGCCATGGGAGGCGACGCAATTTGGACTTCCTGATGTTGGGGCAAAATTTTTCATCACACATGCTGATCTAGCGGAAATAATATCAGGTGACAAGTGTTTGAACATATCTATCCTGCAGCTGTGGACCAT TTTTATGAATAATTGTGGTAGAAGCAAAGTTGATCAGTCACTGTATGGTCTGTTGGAGCCTCAATCTATACACAATGCTAAGGACAGACGTGAACAATGCCAAGAATACATTCAAACATGGGTCAAGGAATCACAAAGGCAGTTGTACTTAGGGGCTTACTTGCATCA GGCACATTGGCAACTATTTGTTTTGTGTCCAAGGGAAAACACcgttgtttggttttgttctctGAGGAAGAAGCCAGATATTAACATCAAAGCCACAATTAACAG tgcAATGAAGACAATAACCAGTTCTTTCCAAGGCATGTCTAATCAAGCTGCACCTCGGTGGGTTGAACCAAAG AGTCATGTCCAAACTGGAGCGTACGAGTGCggatattatgtcatgcattggatgtggtgCATAGTGACTGGTGGATTGAAGGATGACTGGAACAAG TGGTTTTCTGATGGATCACCGTTAGACGTGGAGGCCATCACCACACTTCGCCAAAAATGGGCAACATTCTTTTTAAGTATTAGGAAAAGCGGATGCTAA